cataGCTGAACCTATTTGCCAGGCAGGAATGGAGACGAAGATGTAGAGAGCGGACATGTAGAaatggggtgggaaggagagggtgggatgagctgggCAGTGGCACTGACACATGTCACCACCATCTGGAAAACCTAGACGGCTAGTGGGAGGCAGCTGTAGAGCGCGGGGAGCTCACTGGTGCTGCAGTGAcctaaggggtgggatgggagggtgggaggctcaagagggaggggatacatgtatacgtagaGCTCATTCACTTGGtgcagcagaaacgaacacagcGTTGCAGAGCAGTCAAACtccaataataatatttaaaaaaatctgggaCTGAACAAATCAAGCAGAAAGGCTTTGCTGAGCGATCCTGTGACTCCATGAGGAGGACAAAATCTGCTCCCGAATCCCTCTCTGAGCTAGATGACCACCACGTTCTCTCCAACCACAGGAACTGTCCTGATAGATCAGGCGTCCATTGCTGGGTAAACACCATGCCTGATCAGCGATCCTGGGCTTCAGCTCTCCTGGTCCTGGGCTCCTGTCGGCTCGGAGGCGGGGAGCTGCCCGCCGGCTTTCCCAGAGTGTGGCCAGAGTGGTGGCAAACAGATGCTAGCCTGCAGTAAAAGCCCCGAAGCAGCGGTTTCTCCAACTCTTCACACCTGGCTCTTCTGGAGTCTGGCCCCGGCGAGAAGTCGGCAGAGTCCCTTAAACAAAGTGAAGAGCTCAGGGCAGACTGCCCGACCGTCTTCACTGGGCTCCTGGCTGTGTGGCTTCCTCGTCCGCACCGTGGTCCCGACTCGGCATCTTTAAGCCCAGACGGCGCAGGGAGTTGACGAAGTAGCGAGGAGGCTTGCAGAGCAAGGTGAGCTCTTCCGTCCGGGGCTGCAGGGCCGGCAGGGTCAGCTGGCAGGCGTGCAGGTGCAGGGGGAGGTGGCGGGCCTTGGACTGCTGCAGCCCCAGCTTCTTCAGGATCCCGGCGGACAGCTTCTGCACAAAGGAAAGAGCTCGTGAGAGCCAGGCTGGCAGCCTCTCTGACCAGCAGCCAGGGGCAGAAGACGTCTACTTCCAGGGCCCCATCACTGATCCCCCAGATGATACAGTGAGGGACAGCCTGCTTCGGGGTCTCTAGGAAGGGTTCAGAACCCACGTGACAGAAAACCCACCACACTGGGAAAGCTCTCTTTGGTCAGTTCTCTGGCTTTCCAAGAGAATGAGCTGTAACAGTAAGAAACAAGTTTCCACCAAGGCTCTTTGGCAATAGCATGAAAGGCTGCTTTGAGCCTTCAGAAAGTCTCCTGTCTGCTTCTGAATTTCTCCCTAACCTAAAGAGCTAGCAGGaggattattgttgtttagttgcttagtcgtgtcaaactctttgtgacctcatggactgtagcccgccaggcttctctgtccatgggattctccaggaaagaatactggagtgggttgccatgccctcctccaggggatctttccgaaccagggattgaacccgcgagccccacgtctcctgcattgcaggtggattctttgctgctgagccacggGAAGCCCAGCTGGCAGGGTGCTGTGTCTGAAAACAATCAACACACCTTTGCTGCAACTGACTTTAGGGATTTAACAAGGGGAAAGCATAAGTTTTCTCCCTTATTCTGTTGCATCATGGGTCAAAAAGATATTACCTGGGGGGCCAGCCTGTTCCAGTCTGAGTACTTGTGATCACCAAGGATTGGGCAATCCAACCCAAAAGACAGGTGAACGCGAAGCTGATGTTTTATTCCtttagaaagagagagggaggagactTATGAGTAGCTATAGAAACGATACCACTGGCGGCATCTGCTTCTAATCATATTAAATCAAAGCacagaaaaactggcaaaatccCAACTACAATGCAGTGTAAAGGATAATATAACAAATGATAAGCTGTTAGGAAATAATGCCGTTAAGCCTCTAAGTACCCCTCCCCATCACAGCTCCCTTTCCACTACACATAACCACTACAATCAACTTGAGGTCTATCGCCgccatgcttttttaaaaaataactttaccGTATAACATTAAATAGTACTGCTTGGCacgtttatttttatattatggcaaaatatacataacatttgaacttcttttaaaaacagaatttgaaagtAGTCCATTAggaattctctcttttttaaaaggcgGCACAGCACGGCATGCAGGACCCAAGTTCCCCAATCAGGCGTGGAATCCGtgctcctgcactggaagctcgaAGTCCtcaccaccagaccaccagggcagtcccaagGTTTACCATTTTAATCCTTTTTAAGCGTTCAGTTCAGGGGCATTAAGGACATTCACAcggttgtgcaaccatcaccactgtccatctccagaacCCTTCCGCCCCAAACTGAAACCCTGTCCCCGTAAACCATaactccccatcccctcctccctccagcccctgtaACCACCACTCTGCTATCTGTCTCTGTGAACCTGACGACTCTAGGTatctcacataagtggaatcacacagtgtgTGCCCTTTTGTGCTGGGCTTATTTAATTTAGCGTAATGTCTGTAAGGTTTGATCCAGCTGAAGCACATGTCAGAATCTCCTTcctatggctgggtaatatttcaCTGCATAAAGTACCACTGTGTCTTTCCaatcgtctgctgatggacatgtgggttgtgttcaccttttggctactgtgtATGGCGCCGCTATGAACAGCGGTGGACAGACATCTTTTTGAGGAACCCGTTTgcaaatgtttaaataaacatAAGCAAACTGTTCATATCCTTATGCCACTGTTTTTCACAATCATCCCCCTGGGAGCTCCCAGCCGTGGATCAGcactggcagcccactctggtacaAGCTCAGCGCCCCCGTGATACTGGGGGCTCGGAGGAAGGGCGGGGCCCAGCACGGGGCCCTGGGTGAAGCCCTGAGGGGCCCTGGGGCTCTGCCACCCGCCGCAGAGCAGCGGCGCCCGCACCGGTAACAGGCTGGAGCTCCAAGAGGGCGGCGGACGGGCTGCTGCTCAGCACCCGGTACTGAGTCAGGGCCAGCTGCGCGTTCCGGCTGCTTCGCACCCGCACCATCTTCCCGTCGTCCATGCGGTAGCTCGGGGACAGCGTCATCTGCAGCCAAAGAAATTGAGACGTGACTTCAGAGGACGAGCAGAAAACCCGTCCCTCCAGAGGGGCTCGCCCGCCCACCTTGTGGTGACGCTGCTGGCCCTGCGCCTCCTTCTCCACGATGGGGATGTCCACAACTCCCGCTTCAGGCACCGGGACACGCACGGTGACGGCCCTGGGGGGACACACAAACCCTGGCCTGAGCCGCAAAGGTGAGGGAAGCGCTCCCTGGTTATTTGGCTGCTTAGAGGTTTTCATGCTGGCCTTTCTGCACTGCTACAGTGAGTGCTGAGGGTCAGAGGGTCCCAGACAATCTCTTGGTATATAGTGTTTAGCCTGATGGCTATCACTAGTTTTACAAACCTATCTTTTTTGCTACGAAAGTAAATATGCTGATTGTAGaatactggggggaaaaaacaggaaaacaaacaaacaaaattatagtAATAACATGGTCTTTGATCCAGCCTTTAAAAGTGAGTATGGGCAGTTTCATTTTAAAGGAGGGTAACACagttttgtatcttttcttttttaagggatAAAAAATGATAAGTTCAAGTTGCATaggaaacagatgaataaataaaatga
The nucleotide sequence above comes from Cervus canadensis isolate Bull #8, Minnesota chromosome 29, ASM1932006v1, whole genome shotgun sequence. Encoded proteins:
- the RPUSD4 gene encoding mitochondrial RNA pseudouridine synthase RPUSD4; amino-acid sequence: MAASGCSAPGLWVRGSGQCLGSLFTLFSKPLCSAAAAASRPLDAQRLAERLRAQKQQQKTKEPAPTNPVQRRVRELVRFTEQLQRVHPNVLAKALSRGIVHQDKDLVVINKPYGLPVHGGPGVQLCISDVLPILAKILHGHKAKPLHLCHRLDKETTGVMVLAWEKEVAHQVQELFRTRQVTKKYWAVTVRVPVPEAGVVDIPIVEKEAQGQQRHHKMTLSPSYRMDDGKMVRVRSSRNAQLALTQYRVLSSSPSAALLELQPVTGIKHQLRVHLSFGLDCPILGDHKYSDWNRLAPQKLSAGILKKLGLQQSKARHLPLHLHACQLTLPALQPRTEELTLLCKPPRYFVNSLRRLGLKMPSRDHGADEEATQPGAQ